Proteins encoded together in one Bos javanicus breed banteng chromosome 6, ARS-OSU_banteng_1.0, whole genome shotgun sequence window:
- the LOC133250111 gene encoding histone H2B type 1-C/E/F/G/I-like has translation MPEPAKSAPAPKKGSKKAVTKAQKKDGKTRKRSRKESYSVYVYKVLKQVHPDTGISSKAMGIMNSFVNDIFERIAGEASRLAHYNKRSTITSREIQTAVRLLLPGELAKHAVSEGTKAVTKYTSSK, from the coding sequence ATGCCTGAGCCAGCCAAGTCCGCTCCTGCCCCGAAAAAGGGCTCCAAGAAGGCGGTGACCAAGGCCCAGAAGAAAGATGGGAAGACGCGCAAGCGCAGCCGCAAGGAGAGCTATTCTGTGTATgtgtacaaggtgctgaagcaGGTCCACCCGGACACTGGCATCTCGTCCAAGGCCATgggcatcatgaactccttcgtcAACGACATCTTCGAGCGTATTGCGGGCGAGGCATCGCGCCTGGCGCATTACAACAAGCGCTCGACCATCACCTCCAGGGAGATCCAGACGGCTGTGCGCCTGCTGTTGCCCGGGGAGTTGGCCAAACACGCCGTGTCCGAGGGTAccaaggctgtcaccaagtacaCCAGCTCCAAGTAA